Proteins found in one Palaeococcus ferrophilus DSM 13482 genomic segment:
- a CDS encoding CoA-binding protein — protein MVRIMPVDRMDDEEVREILTNYRKIALVGASPKPERDANRVMRYLLEHGYEVYPVNPRYDEVLGRKCYPSVLEVPDEVEIVDLFVRPEFTMDYVEQAVKKGAKVVWFQFRTYDRDAFKRAREMGLTAVAHRCIKQEHERLLG, from the coding sequence ATGGTAAGGATAATGCCCGTTGACAGGATGGATGACGAGGAGGTTAGGGAAATACTCACAAATTACCGGAAGATAGCGCTCGTTGGGGCCTCACCGAAACCGGAGCGCGACGCCAACAGGGTCATGCGCTACCTCCTGGAGCACGGCTACGAGGTTTACCCCGTGAACCCGCGCTACGACGAGGTGCTCGGGAGGAAGTGCTACCCGAGCGTGCTTGAGGTTCCCGATGAGGTGGAGATAGTTGACCTCTTCGTTAGGCCCGAGTTCACGATGGACTACGTCGAGCAGGCCGTGAAGAAGGGGGCGAAGGTGGTGTGGTTCCAGTTCAGGACGTACGACAGGGATGCCTTCAAGAGGGCCAGGGAGATGGGGCTGACCGCCGTGGCCCACCGCTGCATAAAGCAGGAGCACGAGAGGCTCTTAGGGTGA
- a CDS encoding RsmB/NOP family class I SAM-dependent RNA methyltransferase: MEITIKLTLQEFIAEILTEIEELNLSAKHALERAFRNVVERERFRPIVHSYVFEILKWKKRIDFTINSVLRGSTLENLPPFLANLMRIGVYDMKYRKTPAPIATDSVVRVVRKRYGSKRAKFVNAVLRSVEGFNEEKALRKLKERDPIEYLSVKFSHPRWYVEYAIELLGRDRAIALMISNNRPQRYYVRVNPLKTDIDSLRDYLEENGVRTALTPLDDVLKVLDYDTPLTRLKWYRGGYFVIQDLASAYVAHVLAPEKGELILDLAAAPGSKTFHMAHLMENTGKIIAVDYSRDRLERMREKMKLLGIKNVELVHADGQSFRWREKFDKVLLDAPCSSSGTYRQFPDVKWSFDEEKIRKVISVQRNMLLNAYENLREGGEMTYSTCSIRVDEDEENVKFALRKGFELVDYPFSWGSRGFTEIGERVFRAWTHEHDCNSFFIAKLRKP; encoded by the coding sequence ATGGAGATAACGATAAAACTCACCCTCCAGGAGTTCATAGCCGAGATACTCACAGAGATAGAGGAGCTCAACCTCTCGGCAAAGCACGCCCTTGAGAGGGCCTTTCGCAACGTCGTCGAGAGGGAGCGCTTTCGCCCCATAGTCCACTCCTACGTCTTTGAAATCCTGAAGTGGAAGAAGAGGATAGACTTCACCATAAATTCCGTCCTCAGGGGCTCCACCCTTGAGAACCTCCCTCCCTTCTTGGCGAACCTCATGAGGATAGGCGTCTACGACATGAAGTACCGCAAAACACCGGCCCCGATAGCCACGGACTCCGTGGTCAGGGTGGTTAGGAAGCGCTACGGTAGCAAGAGGGCCAAGTTCGTCAACGCAGTCCTACGCTCCGTCGAGGGCTTTAACGAGGAGAAGGCGCTAAGGAAGCTGAAGGAGCGCGACCCGATAGAGTACCTCAGCGTCAAGTTCTCCCATCCAAGGTGGTACGTGGAGTACGCGATTGAGCTCCTCGGGCGGGACAGGGCGATAGCCCTCATGATAAGCAACAACCGCCCACAGCGCTACTACGTTAGGGTGAACCCACTGAAGACGGATATAGACTCCCTCAGGGACTACCTCGAGGAGAACGGGGTCAGGACGGCGCTAACGCCGCTGGATGACGTGCTAAAGGTTCTCGACTACGATACTCCCCTAACGAGGCTGAAATGGTATAGGGGGGGCTACTTCGTCATTCAGGACCTCGCGAGCGCTTACGTGGCCCACGTCCTTGCTCCCGAAAAGGGAGAACTCATCCTCGACCTCGCCGCCGCCCCTGGGAGCAAGACCTTCCACATGGCCCACCTCATGGAGAACACGGGGAAGATAATAGCCGTTGACTACTCCCGTGACAGGCTCGAGAGGATGAGGGAGAAGATGAAGCTCCTCGGCATTAAAAACGTCGAGCTCGTCCACGCGGACGGGCAGAGCTTCAGGTGGAGGGAGAAGTTCGACAAGGTTCTCCTCGATGCCCCCTGCTCCTCCTCGGGCACATACAGGCAGTTCCCGGATGTAAAGTGGAGCTTCGACGAGGAGAAGATAAGGAAGGTCATAAGCGTTCAGAGGAACATGCTCCTCAACGCCTACGAGAACCTCCGCGAGGGAGGCGAGATGACCTACTCAACCTGCTCCATAAGGGTGGACGAGGATGAGGAGAACGTGAAGTTCGCCCTCAGAAAGGGCTTCGAGCTCGTTGACTACCCCTTCTCATGGGGTTCCCGCGGCTTCACGGAAATAGGGGAAAGGGTCTTCAGGGCTTGGACCCACGAACACGACTGCAACAGCTTCTTCATAGCCAAGCTGAGGAAGCCCTAA
- a CDS encoding 2,3-diphosphoglycerate synthetase, with the protein MRLALIDGEHYPEVTRWALRKLNAKIAVFLGGSEKIGSLEQLERELGVIVLHGGDYLETLRRALESFPVSEVVDLSDEPVLSYEDRFRIASLLMRYGVPYRGADFEFKPRNFKKLLNKPSIAVIGTGKRVGKTAVSGFVARTLREVAKPIVVTMGRGGPERPEVIEGDKIEITPEFLLKLLEEGKHAASDHIEDALTSRVLTIGCRRAGGGMAGFSFFDVVEEGVRIANEREGDVVILEGSGATFPAVKADAYITVVGATQPIEYVRSYFGPFRVGMADLVVITMADMAEEEKLRALKLEVGGINPNAEIHVTIFRPRPLGELEGRVLLVMTAIKEAAERVARYIEETYGVEVVGISPNLSNRPLLREDMRRYDFDTVLVELKAAAVDVVTREALARGKNVVYMDNEPVNVDGKDLAIAVKELYRRIG; encoded by the coding sequence ATGAGACTTGCGCTGATTGATGGGGAACACTACCCGGAGGTTACGCGGTGGGCCCTCAGAAAGCTGAACGCAAAGATCGCGGTCTTTCTCGGCGGGAGTGAGAAGATAGGCTCCCTGGAGCAGCTTGAGAGAGAACTCGGCGTCATAGTGCTCCACGGTGGGGACTACCTTGAGACCCTAAGGAGGGCCCTTGAGAGCTTTCCCGTGAGCGAGGTCGTTGATTTGAGTGATGAGCCGGTTCTGAGCTATGAGGACAGGTTCAGGATAGCTTCGCTTCTGATGCGGTACGGCGTCCCGTACAGGGGGGCCGACTTCGAGTTCAAACCCCGGAATTTCAAAAAACTCCTCAACAAGCCATCAATAGCGGTCATAGGCACGGGGAAGCGCGTTGGAAAAACCGCCGTGAGTGGCTTTGTAGCCAGAACCCTACGGGAGGTGGCCAAACCCATAGTGGTCACCATGGGGCGCGGCGGGCCCGAGAGGCCGGAGGTGATAGAAGGCGATAAAATCGAGATAACCCCCGAGTTCCTCCTTAAGCTCCTCGAGGAGGGGAAGCACGCTGCTTCGGACCACATAGAGGATGCCCTCACCTCGCGTGTCCTCACCATCGGCTGCAGAAGGGCCGGCGGCGGGATGGCGGGCTTTTCCTTCTTCGACGTTGTTGAGGAGGGCGTTAGAATAGCCAACGAGCGCGAGGGGGATGTAGTTATCCTCGAGGGCAGCGGGGCCACGTTTCCGGCCGTGAAGGCGGACGCTTACATAACGGTGGTTGGGGCGACCCAGCCCATCGAGTACGTGAGGAGCTACTTCGGCCCCTTCAGGGTGGGGATGGCCGACCTAGTCGTTATCACCATGGCGGACATGGCGGAGGAAGAGAAACTCCGCGCCCTAAAGTTGGAAGTTGGGGGGATAAATCCGAACGCGGAGATTCACGTAACCATCTTCCGCCCGAGGCCCCTCGGTGAGCTTGAGGGAAGGGTCCTGCTCGTGATGACCGCTATAAAGGAAGCGGCCGAAAGGGTGGCGCGCTACATCGAGGAAACCTACGGCGTGGAAGTGGTTGGCATAAGTCCAAACCTCTCCAACAGGCCCCTCCTTAGGGAAGACATGAGGAGGTACGACTTTGACACCGTTCTCGTGGAGCTGAAGGCTGCCGCGGTTGACGTGGTGACTAGGGAAGCCCTCGCGAGGGGCAAAAACGTTGTGTACATGGACAACGAACCCGTGAACGTGGATGGAAAAGACCTCGCTATAGCTGTGAAGGAACTCTACAGAAGGATTGGTTGA
- the purB gene encoding adenylosuccinate lyase → MAVHPIDYRYGSEEMRRIWDEENKLQKLLDVEAALARAHAKLGNIPEESARVISERANTKWVKLERVKEIEAEIHHDIMAVVKALSEVCGEHGRYVHLGATSNDIIDTANALLIKESLAIVERDLKELRSVLKRLAREHKYTVCIGRTHGQHGVPTTYGMKFAIWLDEVQRHIDRLNQLKERILVGQMSGAVGTMASFGDKGLEIQELVMEDLGLRPARISNQIIQRDVYAELMAFLAIVASTLDKIALEIRNLQRTEILEVSEPFGKKQVGSSTMPHKRNPIRSEKVSGLARVLYSNVIPALLNNPLWHERDLTNSSVERVILPESFVLLDEMLKNMIKVLSGLEFFPENIERNLYMTKNLIMAEPLMLKLTEKGMGRQEAHELVRGLAMRAFSEGRDLLEVVREDETAREFLSEEDFKALKPENYIGLAPRIVDSVLVFIEEKERKEAPTDY, encoded by the coding sequence ATGGCAGTTCATCCCATTGATTACAGGTACGGGAGCGAGGAGATGAGAAGAATCTGGGACGAGGAGAACAAACTGCAAAAGTTGCTCGACGTTGAGGCTGCCCTCGCGAGGGCTCATGCGAAGCTCGGCAACATCCCTGAGGAGAGCGCGAGGGTTATCTCGGAGAGAGCGAACACAAAGTGGGTGAAGCTTGAAAGAGTTAAGGAGATTGAGGCGGAGATACATCACGACATAATGGCCGTGGTCAAGGCTTTAAGTGAGGTCTGCGGCGAGCATGGAAGATACGTCCACCTTGGGGCGACTTCAAACGACATTATAGACACCGCCAACGCGCTCCTCATAAAGGAGAGCCTCGCGATAGTTGAGAGGGACTTGAAAGAGCTCCGCTCAGTCCTCAAGCGCCTCGCGAGGGAGCACAAGTACACCGTCTGCATAGGAAGGACGCACGGCCAGCACGGTGTGCCCACGACCTACGGCATGAAGTTCGCGATATGGCTCGACGAGGTGCAGAGGCACATAGACAGGCTCAACCAGCTCAAAGAGAGGATCCTCGTGGGGCAGATGAGTGGAGCCGTCGGAACCATGGCGAGCTTCGGCGATAAGGGGCTTGAGATACAGGAGCTGGTGATGGAAGACCTCGGACTAAGGCCCGCCAGGATAAGCAACCAGATTATCCAGAGGGACGTTTACGCGGAGCTCATGGCCTTCCTTGCCATCGTTGCCTCAACACTCGACAAGATCGCCCTTGAAATCAGAAACCTCCAAAGGACTGAAATCCTTGAGGTCAGCGAGCCCTTCGGGAAGAAGCAGGTGGGCTCGTCAACCATGCCCCACAAGAGGAACCCCATAAGGAGCGAGAAGGTTAGTGGCTTAGCGAGGGTTCTCTACTCCAACGTGATTCCCGCTTTGTTGAACAACCCCCTCTGGCACGAGAGGGACCTCACCAATTCCTCGGTCGAGCGCGTCATTCTGCCGGAGAGCTTCGTTCTCCTGGACGAGATGCTGAAGAACATGATAAAGGTGCTCTCTGGCCTTGAGTTCTTCCCGGAGAACATTGAGAGGAACCTCTACATGACGAAGAATCTCATAATGGCCGAGCCGCTGATGCTGAAGCTGACTGAGAAAGGCATGGGGAGGCAGGAGGCGCACGAGCTGGTGAGGGGGCTGGCGATGAGGGCCTTCAGCGAGGGCAGGGACCTCCTTGAGGTCGTGAGGGAGGACGAGACCGCGAGGGAGTTCCTGAGTGAAGAGGACTTCAAAGCGCTAAAGCCTGAGAACTACATTGGGCTTGCACCGCGGATAGTGGACAGCGTTCTGGTATTTATAGAGGAGAAAGAGCGGAAAGAAGCCCCTACAGACTATTAA
- a CDS encoding 6-pyruvoyl trahydropterin synthase family protein, with translation MGFKVTERKIGWHKDFDSSHFLVLPYESKCLRIHGHTYNVDVEIWGELNENGMVFDFNHLSNLIKLLDHRILVSGEWVAKRKDGVLVIEKNGKRLELPEDEAVVLDKPNVTAEYIAEWFAERIAEKAGENVRRIRVKVWEDPRSYAEVTLEC, from the coding sequence ATGGGGTTCAAGGTTACGGAGAGAAAGATAGGATGGCACAAGGACTTTGACAGCTCACACTTTCTAGTCCTCCCCTATGAGAGCAAGTGCCTCCGCATACACGGGCACACCTACAACGTGGACGTTGAGATATGGGGCGAGCTCAACGAGAACGGTATGGTGTTTGACTTCAACCACCTCAGCAACCTGATAAAACTCCTCGACCACAGGATACTCGTGAGCGGGGAGTGGGTAGCGAAGAGGAAGGACGGCGTTCTCGTTATCGAGAAGAACGGGAAGAGACTGGAGCTCCCAGAGGACGAGGCCGTTGTTCTGGACAAGCCCAACGTCACTGCCGAGTACATAGCGGAGTGGTTCGCGGAGAGAATAGCGGAGAAGGCAGGGGAGAACGTGAGGAGGATAAGGGTAAAGGTATGGGAGGACCCAAGGAGCTACGCCGAGGTGACCCTCGAGTGTTAG